From the genome of Staphylococcus haemolyticus, one region includes:
- a CDS encoding amidohydrolase translates to MTTYNDYVKWRRTFHQFPEVSQKEYETTKRLKRILKAYEIKIIDYPLETGLIAEIGHGEPCIAVRTDIDALPITEQVEHEFTSTNEGVMHACGHDIHMASILAIATNLKEQEDKIKGRVKFIFQPAEETGYGAKAIAETDVLDDVKAILGFHNYPTLNIGEFAIKSGPITSAVDRFEFKIHGKGAHAAKPEQGNDPVMVLGQLITSLQTIVSRNISAFDSAVVTIGEVSSGNTWNVIADQAYVQGTVRSFKPEVQNYIEQRFKEIAKGLEQLFNVDIEVIYTKLPGTVFNDAYLTEQAKEAAQKVGYQIIELENPYTIGEDFSGLLANHPGVFAFIGSNSKYDLHHPKFDPDERILEKVPEYFITLIYQLLDDTAFN, encoded by the coding sequence ATGACAACTTACAATGATTATGTTAAATGGAGACGTACATTTCACCAATTTCCAGAAGTATCTCAGAAAGAATATGAAACAACTAAGCGATTAAAACGTATATTAAAAGCTTATGAAATAAAAATAATAGATTATCCTTTAGAAACAGGGCTTATAGCTGAAATAGGACATGGTGAACCTTGTATTGCTGTTCGTACAGACATAGATGCTTTACCAATTACAGAGCAAGTTGAACATGAATTTACCTCAACAAATGAAGGTGTGATGCATGCGTGTGGTCATGATATTCATATGGCAAGTATTCTAGCCATTGCCACAAATTTAAAAGAACAAGAAGATAAGATTAAAGGTCGCGTGAAATTTATATTTCAACCTGCAGAAGAAACGGGATATGGTGCCAAAGCGATTGCAGAGACAGATGTATTAGACGATGTTAAAGCGATATTAGGTTTCCATAACTATCCAACTTTAAATATTGGAGAATTTGCAATTAAATCTGGACCAATTACATCGGCAGTAGACCGTTTTGAATTTAAAATTCACGGTAAAGGTGCACATGCTGCTAAACCAGAACAAGGTAATGATCCAGTCATGGTACTTGGTCAATTAATAACAAGTTTACAAACGATTGTAAGTCGAAATATATCAGCTTTTGATAGCGCTGTAGTAACTATTGGAGAAGTATCGTCTGGAAATACATGGAATGTGATTGCTGACCAAGCATATGTCCAAGGTACAGTGCGCTCATTTAAGCCAGAGGTTCAAAATTATATAGAACAACGATTTAAAGAGATTGCTAAAGGATTAGAGCAACTGTTCAATGTCGATATAGAAGTTATATATACTAAGCTGCCAGGAACAGTTTTTAATGATGCATACTTAACTGAGCAAGCTAAGGAAGCTGCTCAAAAGGTGGGTTATCAAATCATAGAATTAGAGAATCCATATACTATTGGGGAAGATTTCTCTGGCTTATTGGCTAACCATCCAGGGGTATTTGCATTTATTGGTTCTAATAGTAAATACGATTTACATCATCCAAAGTTTGATCCAGATGAGCGTATACTTGAGAAGGTCCCTGAGTACTTTATAACGTTGATTTATCAATTGCTTGACGACACAGCATTTAATTAA